From Rubripirellula reticaptiva, the proteins below share one genomic window:
- a CDS encoding group II truncated hemoglobin, producing the protein MDSITTYDRLGGETGLRQLVDRFYDLMSELPAAEPIRAMHADDLTDSRAKLFKFLSGLFGGPSLYIQEFGHPMLRARHLPFAIGENERDQWLLCMNQAVDELVVDKQLVLQLKNAFFRTADHMRNKQG; encoded by the coding sequence ATGGACAGCATTACCACTTACGACAGACTAGGCGGCGAGACGGGCCTTCGTCAGTTGGTCGATCGCTTTTACGATCTGATGTCAGAATTGCCCGCCGCGGAACCGATTCGGGCGATGCATGCGGATGATTTGACCGATTCGCGAGCCAAGTTGTTCAAGTTTCTATCGGGATTGTTCGGCGGTCCATCACTGTATATCCAAGAGTTCGGGCATCCGATGTTACGAGCTCGCCATTTGCCTTTTGCGATTGGTGAAAACGAACGAGATCAGTGGTTGTTGTGCATGAATCAAGCAGTTGACGAGTTGGTCGTTGACAAACAGCTTGTCTTGCAATTGAAAAACGCCTTTTTTCGAACGGCTGACCATATGCGGAACAAGCAAGGTTAG
- a CDS encoding Gfo/Idh/MocA family oxidoreductase, translating into MLKTNTRVPRRQFLKTSAATGSAALLAPTIIPSSALGLDGATAPSERIVVGGIGIGRRGTYDLGCFLEQKDVQFIAICDVKEKQRTAVKKMADEKYGNQNCATYIDFRELLDRSDIDAVLIATGPNWHATAAMNAARAGKDMYCEKPVTKNIAQSLILAETMRRTGRVFQAGTQRRNLPHFAFACELARSGRLGKLKKVYAHPAGMQALMSGWLVPETEPDKEVVDWNMYLGPAAWRPYNAKLLDGFNFEKGGGFVGAFNGGGVLEWGSHCVDLCQWAVGDCPPPVQYDAPKDGELVARYENGTELIFREKGWIPLGSCPVRFEGENGWVEAGDSGKMVLSSPELLAGREVAEIGGYPATYHVRDFLDCVKTRSQPKGNADAACNAHIACHAANIALQLGRQVNYDNATNMFIDDEPANRLRSEALREPWRV; encoded by the coding sequence ATGTTGAAAACGAATACTCGAGTGCCTCGACGCCAGTTCCTGAAGACATCTGCCGCGACGGGAAGTGCGGCGTTGTTGGCGCCGACAATCATCCCTAGCTCGGCACTTGGGCTCGATGGTGCGACCGCGCCGAGTGAGCGGATTGTGGTTGGCGGCATTGGTATCGGCCGTCGCGGAACATACGACTTGGGTTGTTTCTTGGAACAGAAGGACGTTCAGTTCATCGCGATTTGTGATGTGAAAGAAAAGCAACGCACCGCTGTGAAGAAGATGGCCGACGAGAAGTACGGCAACCAGAACTGCGCCACGTACATCGACTTTCGCGAACTGCTTGATCGCAGCGACATTGATGCGGTGTTGATTGCTACAGGCCCGAACTGGCACGCGACGGCCGCGATGAATGCGGCTCGTGCCGGCAAAGATATGTACTGCGAGAAACCTGTTACGAAGAACATCGCCCAAAGTTTAATTCTGGCCGAAACGATGCGCCGGACGGGACGTGTGTTTCAAGCCGGGACCCAGCGACGCAATTTGCCGCACTTTGCATTCGCCTGCGAACTCGCACGATCCGGAAGGCTTGGCAAACTTAAAAAGGTCTACGCACACCCGGCCGGCATGCAGGCGCTGATGAGTGGATGGTTGGTTCCTGAGACCGAGCCAGACAAAGAAGTGGTCGACTGGAACATGTACCTCGGTCCTGCTGCGTGGCGACCGTACAACGCAAAATTGCTTGACGGTTTCAACTTTGAAAAGGGCGGTGGCTTTGTTGGTGCGTTTAACGGCGGCGGTGTCTTGGAGTGGGGATCGCACTGCGTTGACCTGTGCCAATGGGCGGTCGGTGATTGTCCTCCGCCCGTTCAGTACGACGCGCCGAAGGATGGCGAGTTAGTGGCTCGATACGAAAATGGAACCGAGTTGATTTTCCGCGAGAAAGGCTGGATCCCGCTCGGTTCGTGCCCTGTGCGTTTTGAGGGTGAGAACGGTTGGGTCGAGGCCGGCGATAGCGGGAAGATGGTGCTGAGTTCGCCGGAGTTGCTTGCTGGTCGAGAAGTGGCCGAAATTGGAGGCTATCCAGCAACCTATCACGTACGCGATTTCCTGGACTGCGTGAAAACTCGCAGCCAGCCCAAGGGGAACGCCGACGCGGCTTGCAACGCTCACATCGCTTGTCACGCGGCAAACATCGCGTTGCAATTGGGACGCCAAGTGAATTATGACAACGCGACCAATATGTTCATTGATGACGAGCCAGCGAATCGTTTGCGATCGGAGGCACTGCGAGAACCGTGGCGAGTGTAG
- a CDS encoding HEAT repeat domain-containing protein, translating into MNTLRFFSLLLTLMVAVAFGADKRAFSDETQASASPKEQALLAVLRSESAGAEKAITCKNLAIYGSSASVAELAKLLPDPQLASWARIALEVIPGPAADQALLAATDELDGLLLVGTINSIGVRRDANAVEKLAALLQDSDTEVASAAAVALGLIGDAAAGKSLRQALAAAPADVRSAIAEGCVLCAERFLADGNAEEAIATYDEVRKADVPGQRVLEATRGAILARGQDGIPLLIEQFRSPEKAMFQLALGTAREFPGDRIDQALADEMVKSAPGRAALIVHAMADRPNTVVLAAITKAAQHGDKQVRVAAIDALQRVGDESCLAALLEIAVDSDADLAQAARETLASLPGDKVDSQLVSQLASAPRESSALLIELIGKRRIDAVAEVLEFADDSDSKVRHAALVALGETVSLKRLPVLVDRMIEPKYSEDAAVAQQALKVASVRMPDREACSAELAMAVEQSPAAAKTSLLEILSEVGGTTALQTLASAAKSDDPQLQDTASRLLGKWNGVDAAPVLLDLAENAPAEKYQVRALRGYIGLARKFAMPEPQRVEMCRNAMDATQRLPEQELALDVLKLHPSHAALRLAIDAMQKPAVNEQATQATLVIAQALSRKGSDVSGPLAKAGFANIKLEIVKATYGAGAVQKDVTSALQKQAGDLPLISLASGNYNASFGGDPAPGSVKQLSVKYRIDGVPGEATFAENALIIFPLPKR; encoded by the coding sequence ATGAATACCCTTCGATTTTTTTCTCTGTTGCTCACGCTGATGGTGGCGGTTGCATTTGGTGCGGATAAGCGTGCGTTTTCCGATGAAACGCAGGCGTCTGCAAGTCCGAAAGAACAGGCGTTGTTGGCCGTTCTTCGCTCTGAATCTGCGGGGGCCGAAAAAGCCATCACGTGCAAGAATTTGGCAATCTACGGAAGCAGTGCTTCCGTTGCCGAGCTTGCAAAACTGTTGCCCGATCCTCAGTTGGCTTCTTGGGCGCGGATCGCGCTGGAAGTGATTCCGGGGCCAGCGGCTGACCAAGCGCTGCTCGCCGCAACTGATGAACTGGACGGCTTGCTGTTGGTTGGCACGATCAATTCGATCGGTGTTCGACGTGACGCCAATGCGGTTGAAAAGTTGGCGGCTCTGTTGCAGGACAGTGATACAGAAGTCGCGTCGGCGGCCGCCGTCGCGTTGGGACTCATTGGCGACGCGGCAGCCGGCAAATCGCTTCGGCAAGCTTTGGCTGCGGCGCCTGCGGATGTTCGATCGGCGATTGCCGAAGGCTGTGTTTTGTGTGCCGAGCGATTTCTTGCCGATGGCAACGCTGAAGAAGCGATCGCGACCTATGATGAAGTCCGTAAGGCCGACGTCCCCGGGCAACGTGTTTTGGAGGCGACTCGCGGCGCGATATTGGCTCGCGGCCAAGACGGCATTCCGTTGTTGATCGAGCAATTCCGTTCACCCGAAAAAGCCATGTTCCAGTTGGCGCTTGGGACGGCGCGTGAGTTTCCGGGGGATCGCATTGACCAGGCTTTGGCTGACGAAATGGTTAAATCGGCCCCCGGTCGGGCCGCATTGATCGTTCATGCGATGGCCGATCGGCCGAATACGGTTGTTTTGGCGGCGATCACAAAAGCTGCCCAGCATGGCGACAAGCAAGTGCGGGTTGCGGCCATCGACGCGCTCCAACGAGTCGGTGACGAATCTTGCCTAGCGGCGTTGTTGGAGATTGCGGTGGATTCAGATGCGGATCTGGCCCAGGCTGCTCGGGAAACGTTGGCGTCGCTTCCGGGCGACAAAGTTGACTCGCAACTAGTTTCGCAACTGGCCAGCGCGCCGCGAGAGAGTTCTGCGTTGCTGATCGAGCTGATTGGCAAGCGGCGCATTGATGCGGTTGCTGAAGTGTTGGAATTTGCGGATGATTCGGATTCAAAAGTGCGGCACGCTGCGTTAGTCGCACTCGGTGAAACCGTGTCGCTGAAGCGTTTGCCAGTGCTGGTCGATCGCATGATCGAGCCAAAGTATTCTGAAGATGCTGCGGTTGCCCAGCAAGCATTGAAAGTGGCCAGTGTGCGGATGCCGGATCGCGAGGCATGTTCGGCTGAGCTTGCTATGGCGGTGGAGCAATCGCCAGCGGCGGCTAAGACAAGCTTGCTAGAAATTCTGAGCGAGGTTGGTGGCACGACGGCGCTGCAGACTCTCGCTTCGGCGGCAAAGAGTGACGATCCACAGTTGCAGGACACGGCTAGCCGGTTGCTCGGCAAATGGAACGGTGTTGATGCAGCGCCGGTGTTGTTGGATCTGGCGGAAAATGCGCCGGCAGAGAAGTATCAAGTTCGCGCACTGCGTGGTTATATCGGTTTGGCAAGAAAGTTTGCGATGCCTGAGCCTCAGCGTGTCGAGATGTGCCGAAACGCGATGGATGCAACACAAAGGTTGCCTGAACAAGAGCTAGCGTTGGACGTGCTGAAGCTTCATCCGAGTCACGCCGCGCTGCGATTGGCAATCGATGCGATGCAAAAACCGGCCGTCAATGAGCAGGCGACTCAGGCCACGCTCGTCATTGCTCAAGCGCTTAGCCGTAAGGGTTCCGACGTTTCGGGGCCGCTGGCGAAAGCTGGATTTGCGAACATCAAGTTGGAGATCGTGAAGGCGACCTACGGTGCTGGAGCGGTTCAGAAAGACGTCACCAGTGCGTTGCAAAAGCAAGCGGGGGATTTGCCGCTTATTAGCTTGGCATCAGGTAACTACAACGCCAGCTTTGGTGGTGATCCGGCGCCCGGGAGTGTGAAACAACTGAGCGTCAAATATCGAATCGACGGGGTGCCCGGCGAGGCGACGTTTGCCGAAAACGCGCTGATCATTTTCCCGTTGCCGAAACGCTAA
- a CDS encoding FecR family protein, whose protein sequence is MLDQRFDELMACYLDGELSETELAELHAAVIGSDSLRQRFQEQTRVNVLLRETLSERVELQSLARTTEPVRGKQFAWRRIAIAATAAALIGLLFGGALILRGVTDEEPAMGTCMSVSGSGQLTVKRNTESDVATSGYALQVGDQVTCDSQTQAMLRLTDGSILSMEPGSQLRLAATAPQVVLQQGEAYFEIAPRHDGDPPFEVQTGHSTIAVMGTVFSLVATGHTELKVYEGSVTLTRSSDHAAVNVGSQQMATTDDLAVQELSSSPIKTETLLATDDLTLDHGELERNKQFLKVEGKRRTIYLRFEIPDIAGLRSAKVRLTQDVDSGSGTLKFFVGDHSDWNENDLTKDGVPQPLREVAQHRGVVRRGQVVAVDVTAAVQKPGPLTIIITLDKTGEDDIWFGSRESDTPPELVLTFEP, encoded by the coding sequence ATGCTAGATCAACGATTTGACGAATTGATGGCTTGCTACTTGGACGGCGAGCTGTCTGAAACGGAACTGGCCGAACTGCACGCCGCAGTAATCGGTTCGGACTCGCTTCGGCAGCGGTTTCAAGAACAGACTCGCGTTAACGTGCTGCTTCGCGAAACGCTTAGCGAAAGAGTCGAACTGCAATCACTTGCCAGAACAACCGAACCGGTGCGGGGCAAGCAATTTGCATGGCGCCGAATCGCGATCGCCGCAACCGCTGCGGCCCTGATTGGGCTACTGTTCGGCGGTGCTCTAATTTTGCGAGGCGTCACGGATGAAGAACCAGCGATGGGTACCTGCATGAGCGTGTCCGGGAGCGGCCAACTGACCGTCAAACGCAACACCGAATCAGATGTCGCAACGTCTGGCTATGCGTTACAAGTCGGCGATCAGGTAACCTGCGACTCCCAAACTCAAGCGATGTTGCGACTAACCGATGGCTCGATCCTTTCGATGGAACCGGGGTCACAATTGCGACTGGCTGCCACCGCGCCGCAAGTCGTCCTGCAGCAAGGCGAAGCGTATTTCGAAATCGCACCGCGCCACGATGGAGATCCTCCGTTCGAGGTGCAAACAGGCCACTCTACCATTGCCGTTATGGGGACCGTGTTTTCACTGGTCGCAACGGGGCACACTGAATTAAAGGTCTACGAGGGCAGCGTCACGCTGACCCGAAGCAGTGATCATGCCGCAGTGAATGTCGGCTCGCAACAAATGGCAACAACCGATGACCTGGCCGTTCAAGAACTCTCGTCATCGCCAATCAAGACCGAAACCCTGTTGGCGACCGATGACTTGACGCTCGACCACGGCGAGTTGGAAAGAAACAAGCAGTTTTTGAAGGTGGAGGGAAAGCGACGCACGATCTACTTGCGATTTGAGATCCCTGATATCGCGGGCCTTCGTTCTGCCAAAGTACGACTAACCCAGGACGTTGATTCCGGCAGCGGCACGCTGAAGTTCTTCGTCGGCGACCACAGCGATTGGAACGAGAACGACCTTACCAAAGACGGTGTCCCCCAACCACTTCGGGAAGTGGCACAGCATCGAGGCGTCGTTCGACGCGGCCAAGTCGTCGCGGTCGATGTGACCGCAGCGGTCCAGAAACCGGGACCGCTAACGATCATCATCACACTCGACAAAACGGGTGAAGACGATATCTGGTTCGGATCCCGAGAATCCGACACACCACCTGAACTGGTCCTCACCTTTGAACCGTGA
- a CDS encoding sigma-70 family RNA polymerase sigma factor encodes MDDRSIAAFLTISENRSRILAVLVSMVGDFEVAEDLFQETVIEILKSEERFDPARSFVPWACGIAKNVVLQHWRRQAKMPSNGLTDMLSELAMVASQGDDDMWRRERIELRRCIQKLPDRMQNLLLLRYGHNIKGQALAESAAIRQGSIRTTLARLRAQLRVCIEAKESRINPIGHKGNA; translated from the coding sequence ATGGACGATCGATCAATTGCCGCGTTTTTGACCATCAGCGAGAATCGTTCTCGTATTTTGGCGGTGCTGGTATCGATGGTCGGCGACTTCGAGGTCGCAGAGGATCTGTTCCAAGAGACGGTCATCGAGATCCTGAAAAGCGAGGAACGATTTGATCCCGCACGAAGTTTTGTCCCTTGGGCGTGCGGCATCGCCAAGAATGTGGTTCTTCAGCATTGGCGCCGACAAGCCAAGATGCCATCAAACGGGCTAACAGACATGCTTAGCGAATTGGCAATGGTCGCGTCGCAGGGCGATGATGACATGTGGCGCCGCGAGCGGATTGAACTGCGACGCTGTATCCAAAAGTTGCCTGATCGGATGCAGAACCTGCTGCTGTTGCGGTACGGCCACAACATCAAGGGGCAAGCGCTTGCCGAGTCTGCGGCGATCCGACAAGGATCCATCCGAACCACCCTGGCCCGCCTGCGTGCTCAGTTGCGAGTCTGCATCGAAGCCAAGGAAAGCCGAATCAACCCGATCGGTCACAAGGGAAACGCATGA
- a CDS encoding DUF5060 domain-containing protein gives MIGLSAYCLGALLHLSLPGLVASAAPIDPVGADQTGVSVSGELQQWHKVTLTLDGPQASEDGEPNPFLDYRLQVTFRHPATGLTYSVPGYYAADGDAANSSATSGNKWRAHLAPDHEGEWTYSVSFRQGPSVAISDAEDEGTPVEKVDGLQGSFQVAKTDKLSPDFRSKGRLNYVGKHHLQFAGTGEFFLKAGVDAPENLLAYEDFDGDFKTDGKKDNLIKNWAPHVQDWKAGDPTWQDGKGKGLIGAINYLASEGLNAFSFLTLNINGDDCNAFPYTDYDERERMDCSRMDQWETVFAHGTNLGMHLHFKTQECENVHLLDGGHMGPERKLYYRELIARFSHHLAMNWNLGEEVGLNSDPTTQDKIDWAEYFWTHDPYQHPIVIHNGDNHYEMLGEASKLTGFSLQTNKADFSRVHNATLDYINRSAKSGKPWVVACDEPGDASHSLVPDDEDPTRDNARKNALWGNIMAGGAGVEWYFGYKHAHSDLTCQDYRVRGTMWKPCRIALEFFTTHKIPFWNMTNADDLVANQEAYGLADSGKLYLVYSKRGKQIKLNLAGTEGVFQIQWFNPRTGGPLQFGSAQAVRGGGMVSIGDPPGNDGQDWLAILRPGDSARDYPPAVSAGANLSIMMPQSSDSVAVKLSGEVSDDKTNAASLDSLWTKTSGPGTVTFADASSATTTVKLGKVGTYVLKLTASDGAGESASTVTITVDPFQAKVTRAISPIDDAYVEDANVFSNQHLKVEGKRRSAFIKFNIDGLPANLIDVQLRLTEGGDSGSGKLKVFRALHSDWISKSLDQSSFPKQDELLGEQTVNVGEGDSVTIPLKSMLTGDGVYTLVVKLDEGSDDIWFGSGKSKNGPKLLITFEDPDGRYESFGRNSAKSGDGADAGDATVLSALTDFELAPADQFVLGYKDQARRALAINAAKYRDKFAAAESKYNGSAGIYDLVLTTLTETDGESSYRLLVSGKQIGAVQNPEAKRDYEPIKHRFSGVKLKAGDTIRVEFNSDSNSSIPEGDGFAYSRGRWQSVAIVKPNQTTSHSPQAAKEPAPAVVFETTYDPGNASKVHVQSGSSVVVEAEDYDAVDHQEHRQWMLTTADITPSIKPDPDGNHSKGAGGGAYLELLPDTRVTHSDPLVNGVSFAGQGGQCSVLYYPIEFAEPGRYYVWVRMCCTGSEDNGLHVGLDGEWPESGARIQFTGHHGQWQWDSRQRTEKVHTGVLGQIWLDIDKPGLHTVMFSMREDGFELDRFLLTKEKDAMTSKSLELGPATSPKRN, from the coding sequence ATGATTGGATTGTCAGCATATTGTCTGGGTGCATTGCTGCACCTTAGTTTGCCGGGGCTAGTCGCTAGCGCGGCGCCAATTGATCCGGTAGGTGCGGATCAGACCGGCGTGTCGGTGTCGGGTGAACTTCAACAGTGGCACAAAGTGACGCTGACGTTGGATGGGCCGCAGGCTTCCGAAGATGGCGAACCCAATCCGTTTCTCGACTACCGATTGCAAGTCACGTTTCGCCATCCGGCAACGGGACTGACGTATTCGGTTCCGGGCTACTATGCAGCCGATGGTGACGCGGCCAATTCATCGGCGACCTCGGGCAACAAATGGCGTGCCCATCTAGCGCCCGATCACGAAGGCGAATGGACGTACTCGGTCTCGTTTCGTCAGGGGCCAAGTGTCGCGATCTCGGACGCTGAAGACGAAGGGACGCCTGTCGAGAAGGTTGACGGTTTGCAGGGCTCATTTCAAGTTGCCAAGACCGACAAATTATCGCCAGACTTTCGCAGCAAGGGACGCTTGAACTACGTTGGAAAACACCATTTGCAGTTTGCCGGCACTGGCGAGTTCTTTTTGAAGGCGGGCGTCGATGCACCCGAGAATCTGCTTGCCTACGAAGACTTCGACGGCGACTTCAAGACCGACGGCAAGAAAGACAACCTGATCAAGAACTGGGCTCCCCATGTTCAAGACTGGAAGGCTGGCGACCCGACTTGGCAAGACGGAAAAGGCAAAGGGCTGATCGGTGCCATCAACTACTTGGCCTCCGAGGGACTCAATGCGTTTTCATTTTTGACGCTGAATATTAATGGCGATGATTGCAACGCGTTTCCGTACACGGATTACGACGAGCGTGAACGGATGGATTGTTCGCGGATGGACCAGTGGGAAACCGTTTTCGCCCACGGGACAAACCTGGGCATGCACTTGCACTTCAAGACTCAAGAGTGCGAGAACGTTCACTTGTTGGACGGCGGGCACATGGGGCCAGAACGAAAGTTGTACTACCGCGAATTGATCGCACGTTTTTCGCACCACTTGGCGATGAACTGGAACCTTGGCGAAGAAGTTGGTTTGAATAGCGACCCAACGACTCAAGACAAAATAGACTGGGCCGAGTACTTCTGGACTCACGATCCGTACCAGCACCCGATTGTCATCCATAACGGTGACAACCACTACGAGATGCTCGGTGAGGCTTCCAAGTTGACTGGTTTTTCATTGCAGACCAATAAGGCGGACTTCAGCCGTGTCCACAACGCGACTCTCGATTACATCAATCGATCAGCCAAGTCGGGTAAGCCTTGGGTGGTTGCCTGTGACGAACCCGGCGATGCTTCGCATTCGTTGGTTCCCGACGACGAAGATCCAACCCGCGATAACGCCCGCAAGAATGCGCTATGGGGCAACATCATGGCCGGCGGTGCGGGTGTCGAATGGTACTTTGGTTACAAGCACGCGCACAGCGACTTGACGTGCCAAGACTACCGAGTGCGCGGGACGATGTGGAAACCTTGCCGCATCGCACTTGAGTTCTTTACTACGCATAAAATTCCGTTCTGGAATATGACCAATGCCGATGATTTGGTCGCGAACCAGGAAGCGTATGGTTTGGCTGATTCGGGCAAGCTGTATTTGGTTTACAGCAAACGAGGGAAGCAGATAAAACTGAACCTCGCCGGCACGGAAGGCGTGTTCCAAATTCAGTGGTTTAATCCTCGCACGGGTGGACCTTTGCAGTTTGGGTCAGCCCAAGCCGTCCGCGGTGGTGGCATGGTTTCGATCGGTGATCCGCCGGGGAACGACGGCCAGGACTGGTTAGCGATTTTGCGTCCCGGTGATTCCGCGCGCGACTATCCGCCTGCGGTCAGTGCGGGAGCGAATTTGTCAATCATGATGCCGCAATCGAGCGATTCGGTAGCCGTCAAATTGAGCGGCGAAGTCAGCGATGACAAAACGAATGCTGCGAGTTTGGATTCACTGTGGACCAAGACAAGCGGTCCAGGAACTGTCACGTTTGCGGATGCAAGTTCGGCAACCACCACGGTAAAGCTTGGAAAAGTTGGGACGTATGTGTTGAAGTTGACGGCAAGTGACGGGGCAGGCGAGTCAGCGTCGACCGTCACGATCACCGTCGATCCGTTTCAAGCCAAAGTGACGCGGGCGATCAGTCCGATAGACGACGCCTACGTGGAAGACGCAAACGTTTTCAGCAATCAACATTTGAAGGTTGAAGGCAAGCGGAGATCCGCGTTTATCAAGTTCAACATTGATGGGCTTCCGGCGAATTTGATTGACGTCCAACTTCGGTTGACCGAAGGCGGTGACTCGGGCAGCGGAAAACTGAAAGTGTTTCGCGCGTTGCATTCAGACTGGATTAGCAAGTCGCTTGATCAGTCGTCCTTTCCCAAGCAAGATGAACTACTTGGCGAGCAAACGGTAAACGTGGGTGAAGGCGATTCGGTAACGATTCCTTTGAAATCGATGTTGACTGGTGACGGCGTTTACACGTTGGTGGTCAAGCTTGACGAAGGAAGTGACGACATTTGGTTTGGTTCCGGTAAAAGCAAGAACGGCCCCAAGCTATTGATCACTTTCGAAGACCCGGATGGACGCTATGAATCGTTCGGTCGGAATTCGGCGAAATCGGGTGACGGTGCTGATGCTGGCGATGCGACCGTGCTTTCCGCGTTGACTGACTTCGAGCTTGCGCCTGCCGATCAGTTTGTGCTGGGATACAAAGACCAAGCACGACGAGCTCTGGCGATCAACGCGGCGAAGTATCGCGACAAGTTCGCGGCAGCGGAATCGAAATACAACGGCTCGGCTGGAATCTACGATCTGGTTCTGACCACGCTGACTGAAACGGATGGTGAATCGTCGTATCGGTTGCTCGTTTCCGGCAAGCAGATCGGCGCGGTGCAAAACCCAGAAGCTAAACGCGACTACGAACCAATCAAGCATCGATTCAGCGGTGTGAAGTTGAAAGCGGGTGACACGATCCGGGTCGAGTTCAATTCCGACTCCAATAGCTCGATTCCCGAAGGTGATGGTTTTGCGTACTCACGTGGACGTTGGCAGTCGGTCGCGATCGTCAAGCCAAATCAAACGACGTCTCACTCGCCCCAGGCGGCAAAAGAACCAGCACCGGCAGTTGTGTTCGAAACGACGTACGATCCAGGGAACGCGTCGAAGGTACATGTTCAATCGGGCAGTTCCGTGGTCGTCGAAGCGGAAGACTATGACGCGGTCGATCATCAAGAGCATCGCCAGTGGATGCTAACGACTGCGGATATAACGCCCAGCATCAAGCCCGATCCGGATGGCAACCACAGCAAAGGAGCGGGCGGTGGAGCTTACCTTGAACTTTTGCCCGACACGCGAGTGACACATAGCGATCCCTTGGTCAACGGCGTCAGCTTTGCGGGGCAGGGTGGCCAGTGCAGCGTGCTGTACTATCCGATCGAATTTGCAGAACCTGGTCGTTACTACGTTTGGGTGCGAATGTGTTGCACCGGATCGGAAGACAACGGATTGCATGTCGGACTCGATGGGGAATGGCCCGAGTCGGGAGCCCGAATTCAGTTCACTGGACATCACGGTCAGTGGCAATGGGATTCACGTCAGAGAACCGAAAAAGTCCACACCGGCGTGCTTGGTCAAATCTGGCTGGACATCGACAAACCCGGTCTTCACACCGTCATGTTTTCGATGCGAGAAGACGGGTTCGAGTTGGACCGTTTTCTGTTGACCAAGGAAAAGGACGCGATGACGAGCAAGAGTCTTGAACTCGGTCCAGCGACGAGCCCGAAACGCAATTAG
- a CDS encoding pyrophosphate--fructose-6-phosphate 1-phosphotransferase, with translation MSVKRVGILTAGGLAPCLSSAIGALIESYTALAPEVEILCYRSGYKGLLLGDSFVVSQSFRDNASVLHKHGGSPIGNSRVKLTNVADCVQRGLVQEGQDPLQVAAERLQSDKVDVLHTIGGDDTNTTAADLAAYLAEHGYDLAVVGLPKTIDNDVIPIKQSLGAWTAAEEGAKFFENVVGEHSANPRMLIVHEVMGRNCGWLTAATAAKYRERLDSLDFLPEAGLSRQRREIHGVYVPEMHMDLKKEAERLSVIMKENDCVNIFISEGAGLDSIVEEMESRGEEVPKDAFGHYKLDSVNPGKWFGKQFASMLGAEKTLVQKSGYYSRAARANAEDIALIGRCARKAVECALVHDGGVIGEDEDQGNELRAIEFERIKGGKPFDINVAWFGELLKGIGQPKGDVVETAHA, from the coding sequence ATGTCGGTTAAGCGAGTTGGGATTCTGACGGCCGGGGGACTTGCCCCTTGTCTTTCGTCGGCTATCGGTGCGTTGATCGAGTCCTACACCGCGCTGGCACCTGAAGTTGAAATTCTTTGCTACCGTTCTGGTTACAAAGGTCTGCTTCTAGGTGACAGCTTTGTCGTCTCGCAGTCGTTCCGCGACAACGCCAGCGTGCTGCACAAACATGGCGGCAGCCCGATCGGCAACAGCCGCGTCAAGCTGACCAACGTTGCCGATTGCGTGCAGCGCGGGTTGGTTCAAGAAGGCCAGGATCCGCTGCAAGTTGCAGCCGAACGATTGCAATCGGACAAAGTTGATGTCTTGCATACGATCGGTGGCGACGACACCAACACAACCGCAGCCGACTTGGCGGCGTACTTGGCCGAGCATGGTTATGACCTCGCTGTGGTCGGTTTGCCCAAGACGATTGATAACGACGTCATTCCGATCAAACAGAGTCTGGGTGCTTGGACGGCGGCCGAAGAGGGTGCGAAGTTCTTTGAAAATGTTGTTGGCGAGCATAGTGCCAATCCAAGAATGCTGATCGTACACGAAGTCATGGGACGCAACTGCGGCTGGCTGACCGCAGCGACCGCAGCAAAGTATCGCGAGCGACTCGATAGCCTGGATTTCTTGCCCGAAGCAGGACTCAGTCGCCAACGCCGCGAAATTCACGGCGTCTACGTGCCTGAAATGCACATGGACCTAAAAAAGGAAGCGGAACGTTTGAGCGTGATCATGAAAGAAAATGATTGCGTCAACATCTTTATCTCCGAAGGCGCGGGGCTGGATTCGATTGTCGAGGAAATGGAGTCGCGCGGCGAGGAAGTGCCCAAGGATGCTTTCGGTCACTACAAACTTGATTCCGTGAATCCAGGCAAGTGGTTCGGCAAGCAGTTTGCCAGCATGCTTGGTGCCGAGAAGACTCTGGTTCAAAAGAGCGGCTACTACAGCCGTGCGGCACGAGCTAACGCCGAAGACATTGCCTTGATTGGGCGTTGTGCGCGGAAGGCCGTGGAGTGTGCGTTGGTTCACGATGGTGGCGTCATCGGCGAAGACGAAGACCAAGGCAACGAACTGCGTGCGATTGAGTTCGAACGCATCAAAGGTGGCAAGCCGTTCGATATCAACGTCGCTTGGTTCGGCGAATTGCTAAAAGGCATCGGCCAACCCAAAGGCGACGTCGTCGAGACCGCCCACGCGTAA